One part of the Raphanus sativus cultivar WK10039 chromosome 7, ASM80110v3, whole genome shotgun sequence genome encodes these proteins:
- the LOC108836787 gene encoding serine/threonine-protein phosphatase PP2A-4 catalytic subunit, whose amino-acid sequence MGANSIPTDATLDLDEQISQLMQCKPLSEQQVRALCEKAKEILMDESNVQPVKSPVTICGDIHGQFHDLAELFRIGGMCPDTNYLFMGDYVDRGYYSVETVTLLVGLKVRHPQRITILRGNHESRQITQVYGFYDECLRKYGNANVWKIFTDLFDYFPLTALVESEIFCLHGGLSPSIETLDNIRNFDRVQEVPHEGPMCDLLWSDPDDRCGWGISPRGAGYTFGQDISEQFNHSNSLKLIARAHQLVMEGFNWAHEQKVVTIFSAPNYCYRCGNMASILEVDDCRNHTFIQFEPAPRRGEPDVTRRTPDYFL is encoded by the exons ATGGGCGCGAATTCGATTCCGACGGACGCAACACTCGATTTAGATGAGCAGATCTCTCAGCTCATGCAGTGCAAGCCCCTCTCCGAGCAACAG gTTAGAGCGTTATGCGAAAAAGCTAAGGAGATCTTGATGGATGAAAGCAACGTTCAG CCTGTCAAAAGTCCAGTGACAATCTGTGGTGATATTCATGGACAGTTCCATGATCTTGCAGAGCTTTTCCGTATTGGAGGAATG TGCCCTGATACCAACTATCTATTTATGGGAGACTATGTCGACCGTGGATATTATTCTGTCGAAACTGTTACG CTGCTAGTTGGCTTGAAAGTACGGCATCCTCAGCGAATCACTATTCTTAGAGGAAACCATGAAAGTCGTCAG ATTACTCAAGTTTATGGATTTTATGATGAATGCCTGCGAAA GTATGGAAATGCAAATGTTTGGAAGATATTCACGGACCTCTTTGACTATTTCCCACTGACAGCCTTG GTGGAGTCTGAAATATTCTGCCTTCACGGTGGATTGTCGCCGTCTATCGAGACCCTCGACAACATTAGGAACTTCGATCGAGTTCAAGAAGTTCCACATGAAGGGCCGATGTGTGACTTATTATGGTCTGATCCTGATGACAGATGTGGCTGGGGAATCTCTCCTCGTGGTGCCGGATATACATTTGGTCAG GACATTTCCGAACAATTCAACCACTCTAACAGCCTAAAACTGATAGCTCGAGCGCATCAGCTGGTTATGGAGGGATTCAACTGGGCGCAC GAGCAAAAGGTAGTTACTATTTTCAGTGCACCAAACTATTGCTATCGCTGTGGAAACATGGCCTCCATTCTCGAGGTCGATGACTGCAGGAACCACACCTTCATTCAG TTTGAACCGGCCCCAAGGAGAGGAGAACCAGATGTGACCCGAAGGACACCTGACTACTTCCTTTAA
- the LOC108818335 gene encoding lipid phosphate phosphatase delta — MEGSSGTWQGLALVSIVTWICLSSYLKLTQKFRSLVQPWVARQVVGGVPLILEIQKHQNGVMDAFFSGLSCVVSVPFYTAFLPLLFWSGHGRLARQMTLLIAFCDYLGNCIKDVVSAPRPSCPPVRRITATKDEEDNAMEYGLPSSHTLNTVCLSGYLLHYVLSFFEHEDASIRYYGFALACLLVALIAFGRIYLGMHSVVDIIAGLAIGVLTLGLWLTVNEKIDNFITSNQNVSSFWTALSFLLLFAYPTPENPTPSYEYHTAFTGVALGIVTGVQQTYSQFHHEGAPRIFSPELPVTAYLGRVMVGIPTILLVKVCSKSLAKWILPTVSNTLGIPIRSTTYITQLKLDNKGYGNEKNTDTTKNSAGYSQKLCEFLNQDSFDIDTGIRFLQYAGLAWSVVDLVPSLFSYFNL; from the exons ATGGAAGGGTCATCAGGGACATGGCAAGGACTGGCCCTCGTGAGTATTGTGACATGGATCTGTCTATCTTCCTATCTGAAACTGACCCAGAAGTTTAGATCTCTTGTTCAACCATGGGTCGCTCGTCAAGTCGTCGGTGGCGTTCCCCTCATCCTCGAAATTCAG aaacaTCAGAACGGAGTGATGGATGCTTTCTTCTCAGGGCTTTCGTGTGTTGTCTCTGTGCCCTTTTACACTGCTTTCTTGCCTCTGCTCTTCTGG AGCGGACATGGTAGATTGGCTAGGCAGATGACTCTATTGATAGCATTCTGTGATTACTTGGGAAATTGCATAAAG GATGTTGTGTCAGCTCCTCGTCCGAGCTGCCCACCTGTTAGAAGGATTACTGCCACAAAAGATGAGGAAGATAATGCAATGGAGTATGGCTTGCCTTCTTCACATACTTTAAACACTGTTTGCTTATCCGG ATATCTGTTGCACTATGTGTTATCCTTTTTTGAACATGAAGATGCGTCTATCCGATACTATGGATTTGCCCTTGCTTGTCTGTTGGTAGCCTTAATTGCCTTTG GAAGGATTTACTTGGGTATGCACAGTGTGGTTGATATCATCGCTGGTCTTGCCATAGGAGTCCTTACTCTCGGTCTTTGGCTTACCGTCAATgaaaaaatagataatttcATTACCTCAAATCAGAATG TTAGCTCCTTCTGGACTGCTCTGAGTTTCCTGTTGCTCTTTGCCTATCCAACCCCCGAGAACCCAACTCCAAGCTACGAGTATCACACCGCCTTCACCGGAGTTGCTCTAGGAATT GTGACTGGAGTTCAACAAACATACAGCCAATTCCACCATGAAGGAGCTCCACGAATCTTCTCACCAGAGCTTCCTGTTACAGCCTACCTTGGGAGAGTCATGGTGGGGATACCGACGATACTGCTGGTGAAAGTCTGCAGCAAATCTCTTGCTAAATGGATCTTGCCAACAGTATCCAACACACTTGGGATTCCAATAAGATCCACCACCTACATTACCCAGCTCAAGCTCGACAACAAGGGATATGGAAATGAGAAGAACACAGACACAACTAAGAACTCTGCTGGGTATTCACAGAAACTGTGCGAGTTCCTGAATCAGGACTCGTTTGATATTGACACCGGTATAAGGTTCTTGCAATACGCAGGCCTTGCTTGGTCTGTTGTTGATCTTGTTCCTTCCCTATTCTCTTACTTTAACTTGTAG